AAAGGAAAGTTATGACAGAATTTGAGAAATCAGCAATCATTACAGGTGGTGGTACAGGAATGGGAGCGGCCACAGCCAAAAGATTAGTACAGGATGGTTGGAATGTAACCATCTTTGGGCGTAGGGAACCTAAACTTGAAGAGGTGGTGGCGGATATATCTAAACCTGATAAAACACTTGCAGTGCAAGGAGATGTTACCAATCGTGATGATGTTCAAAAACTAATTGATGCTCACATGGCTAAGTTTGGTCGTTTAGATGGGCTTGTCAATAATGCGGCAATAGTTGCGGGTGGTCCTATTGGTGATGTAACGATTGAAACTTGGAAACAGGTAATGGCCATCAACGTGGAAGGTGTGTTTAATACCATAAATATGTCTATTAAGCATTTGAAAAAAGTAGGAGGATCAATTGTTAATGTATCTTCAGTGTCTGGTGTGCGTGGCGATTGGAACTTTAGTCCATACTGTGCTTCTAAGGGAGCGGTAACTAATTTCACACATTCCTTAGCTCTTGAATTAGGAGCGCAAGGTGTACGCATTAATGCTGTAGCTCCTAGTTTGACAGATACAGATATGGCTAAATTTGTAACAGGAAGCGAAGAAATGATGGCAAAGATTAAAAATCGTTTGCCATTAGGT
This region of Fulvitalea axinellae genomic DNA includes:
- a CDS encoding SDR family oxidoreductase; the protein is MTEFEKSAIITGGGTGMGAATAKRLVQDGWNVTIFGRREPKLEEVVADISKPDKTLAVQGDVTNRDDVQKLIDAHMAKFGRLDGLVNNAAIVAGGPIGDVTIETWKQVMAINVEGVFNTINMSIKHLKKVGGSIVNVSSVSGVRGDWNFSPYCASKGAVTNFTHSLALELGAQGVRINAVAPSLTDTDMAKFVTGSEEMMAKIKNRLPLGRAARPEEIAVPIAFLMSDDASFINGAILPVDGGVMASNGQPNFVG